Part of the Moorella sp. E308F genome, CCCCCTGACCTTCGGCCGTAAGCAAGAAACCGTCTTTTTGGGCCGTGATATAGCCCGGGACCGTAATTATAGCGAAGCAGTAGCCTTTTCCATCGACAAGGAAGCCCGCCGCATCATTGATGAATGCTACAACCGGGCCAAAGAACTCCTCCAAAAGCATATGGCCGAACTACACCTGGTTGCGAGGGCATTAATGGAAAAGGAAACCCTGGAAGCCGAAGAATTTACAGCGATTATTGAAGCCTATAACGAGCGCGACCCGGAAGGCAACAAGCAAGAGAACCTGCCAAAGGAAAGCCAGCAGCCAGTAGCGTCCGGCGGGGCAGGAACTGAAAGCACCACAGGCGATGGTCCCCATAAGGAACTGCCGATCAAATTAACTTATCTTCATTGTTTGAAAGGAGTATGGTAGTGGAACGCACCTTTGCCATGATTAAACCCGAGGGGGTGGAACGGGGCCTCATCGGGGCTATTATCAGCAGGTTTGAGCTCAAAGGCTACCGGATTGTGGCCCTGAAAATGCTGCGGCTAACGCCGGAACTGGCAGCCAGGCATTATGCCGAGCACCAGGGCAAACCCTTTTACCAGGAGCTTATCAGCCACATTACCTCGGGTCCGGTGGTGGCCATGGTTTTAGAGGGACCCGGTGTTATTGCCGGTTTACGGCAGATGATGGGTCCCACCAATCCAAAAGATGCCGTTCCCGGTACCATTCGCGGGGACTATGCCCTTGAGGTGGGCAAGAATGTTATTCATGGTTCGGATTCCCCGGCCAGTGCGGCCCGGGAAATAGCCCTCTTTTTTACCCCCGGCGAACTGGGGGAAGAACAGGCCGTGTAATCCGGTCTTTTTCTTTAATGGAGGCCTGAAAGCTTCATGAAAGCCAGTGAACGCCGGCAGAGGATCCTCGAACTTTTAGATAATAACCAGCCCCGCAAGGGCACCGAGCTGGCTGCCCTCCTTGGCGTCAGCCGCCAGGTTATTGTCCAGGACGTGGCCGTATTGCGGGCGGCAGGATACAATATCCTGGCTACTCCCCAGGGCTATCTCCTACCGGGTCCGGATACCCGTTGCCAGCGTGTTTTTGCCTGCCAGCATGACCTGGCCGGCCTGGAGCAGGAATTGCAGATAATAGTCGATTGCGGGGGAAAGGTAATTGATGTCGTGGTAGAACACCCCCTGTACGGGGAAATCCGCGGTTACTTGATGCTCGCCTCCCGTTATGATGTCCAAAAATTTGTCGCCGATTTAAAGGCCAGCGGAGCGCGGCCCCTGTATACCCTTACGAACAATGGTGTGCACCTGCATACCGTGGAAGCAGCCAGGGAAGATATTTTAGATATAATTGCCGGCAACCTTGCCAGGGAAGGTTTTCTTCTCGAATAGTATTAAGGAATGTACGTCAAAGGGTGGTGAGGAGGGGTGAAGGTCCTGGACTATACCCTTTATCTCAGTACCGACGACGTCCGGGTGGCCTACCACCTGGCCCGGGTCCTTAACCAGAAAGGAGGGGGAGCAATCGCTGCCAGGGGGCAGGAAGCCGGCCGGGAAACTGCCGTGGTAGTCCACCTCCTGGACTGGCAGGCCTTTCCCCTGCTGCGGGTCCTGGAGACGGTCCGTGCAGCTGCCAGGACCTTTAACATTCAGATAAGCAGGGGCGTTTTAGGCCCTGCTCCCGGGGAAGCCATCTTGGAAGTAGCGAGGCAGGCTTTACTCCTTGACAGCCCTCCAGTCATTATTGCACCCGAACCTGGTGAGAACGCAAAAGGTTAAGATATTTGCTTTTTCTGCTGTTATGAAGCACAAAAATTAATTGTTTGTTTTTTGCAAAGAAACGTGTATAATTAGGAATGATAGTCCGGGCAGGTACAGGGTAAGGGGGTTAGAACTCAAATAAAGTAGCTGGGTCAGCAGGAAATTTGGACTTTGTGTAGAATTTCACTAATATCCACCCGGGTGGATGTACATTTTTTTGAATTGAAAGGAGTGTTCAAATTGGCCAACATACCCAGCGATATTGAAATCGCCCAGGCGGCCAAAATGAAACCCGTTATGGAGCTGGCCCGGGCTCTAGGCATTGAGGAAGATGAAGTGGAGCTATATGGTAAATACAAGGCCAAAATCTCCCTTGATGTCTACCGCCGGCTCAAGGATAAACCCGATGGCAAGCTCATCCTGGTCACGGCCATTACCCCCACCCCTGCCGGTGAAGGTAAAACGACCACCAGTGTCGGTCTCACAGACGCACTGGCCCGCCTGGGGAAAAAGGTTATGGTTTGCCTGCGGGAGCCCTCCTTGGGTCCCAGTTTCGGCATCAAAGGTGGCGCTGCCGGCGGCGGTTATGCCCAGGTTGTACCCATGGAAGACATCAACCTGCACTTTACCGGTGACATCCATGCTGTCACCTATGCCCATAACCTCCTGGCGGCCATGGTCGACAACCACCTCCAGCAGGGCAACGCTTTAAACATCGATCCCAGGACCGTTACCTGGAGAAGGGTTATTGATCTCAATGACCGCGCCCTGCGCAATGTCGTTATCGGCCTGGGCGGTAAAGCCAACGGTGTCCCCCGGGAGACCGGTTTCGATATCTCGGTAGCCTCGGAAGTCATGGCTTGCCTGTGCCTGGCCAGCGACCTCATGGACTTGAAGGAGCGTTTCCGCCGTATTGTCGTCGGCTATACCTATGACGGCAAGCCCGTAACTGCTGGTGACCTGGAAGCCCAGGGTTCCATGGCCCTGCTGATGAAGGATGCTATTAAACCAAACCTGGTTCAGACCCTGGAGAACACCCCCGCCTTCGTCCACGGCGGTCCCTTTGCCAATATCGCCCACGGCTGCAACAGTATAACCGCTACCAGGACCGCCCTCAAGCTGGCTGACTATGTTGTAACCGAGGCCGGTTTCGGCGCCGATCTGGGGGCCGAGAAGTTTTATAACGTCAAGTGCCGTTATGCCGGTCTCAAACCCGACGTTACCGTCATTGTCGCCACCGTCCGCGCCCTCAAAATGCACGGCGGCGTACCGAAATCGGATCTGGCCACGGAAAACCTGGCAGCCCTGCGTCAGGGCTTTGAGAACCTGGAGAAGCATATTGAAAACGTTGGCAAATTCGGGGTACCGGCCGTGGTGGCCATTAACGCCTTCCCCACCGACACGGAAGCTGAATTAAACCTCCTCTATGACCTGTGCAACAAAGCCGGAGCCGAAGTGGCCCTGTCCGAAGTCTGGGCTAAAGGTGGCGCCGGCGGCATTGAACTAGCGCAAAAAGTACTTAAAACCATTGAAACAAAACCGTCTAACTTCCATCCCCTCTATGAACTGGACCTCAGCATCAAAGAAAAGATTAATAAAATCGCCACAGAAATATACGGCGCCGATGGGGTTAATTACACGGCGGATGCCGACAAGGCCATCGAGCGTTTTGAAGCCATGGGTTACGGCAACCTGCCGGTGGTTATGGCCAAGACCCAGTACTCTCTCTCTGACGACATGACCAAGCTGGGGCGGCCCCGGAACTTTACCATTACCGTCCGCGAGGTAAGGCTCTCAGCGGGGGCCGGCTTTATCGTCCCCATTACCGGTACCATTATGACCATGCCCGGCCTGCCCAAGCGCCCGGCAGCCTGCAATATTGATATTGATGCCGACGGCGTTATCACCGGACTGTTCTAGGGTAGAGCCCTTGATAATTCCTTGCCTGGACCCCACCCCCCTGCGGGTGGGGTTTTTACTGCCAGGTGTAGAGAATGGTATAATATATGCGGAGGATGATTTATGTGTCCTGGCATGAAACCATAGAAATAATCAACATTCCCGATGCAGCAACGGCCCAAAAATTGATGGCGGAGATTGGCGTTGACGCCCGGGGTATTGAGCTGATGGTGCCCAAGGCCCTGCATTACTGCCTCAAGCTAAAAGATGTACCGGCCAGGGCGGCCAATATCTTAAAACAAGAAATGCTGGCCCGGGGCGGCGAGGCGGCCATGGCGGCAGGCGTAGCCGGCTGGTCGATCGAGAAGACCGATGTCCTGCTCTTTGCCACCAGACGCCAGCTGGAGCTTCTGGTAGAAAAGCTGCCCCGGCAGTATTTTGGCTTAAACAAGCTGGCCGTCGCTATTCAAGCTGCCCTGGACAGATGGGAAAAGACCGGCATTCAGGAGATCAAATGCCCGCGGGGTCCCCTTGTCCTGGGCCGGCGGACCCTGGTCATGGGAATTGTCAATGTAACGCCGGACTCCTTTTCCGATGGGGGCCTTTTTTATGACCCCGGAGCGGCGGTGGAGCATGCCCACCGGCTGGTGGAAGAAGGGGCCGACATTATTGATGTAGGTGGGGAATCAACCCGTCCCGGTCACGACCCGGTGCCGGCCGCAGAAGAATGGCACCGCCTGGAACCGGTTTTAAAGCGCCTGGTGGCTGAAATCAAAGTTCCTATATCCGTAGATACGTACAAGGCTGTTACAGCCCGGCGGGCCCTGGACCTGGGAGTTGACATCATTAACGATATCTGGGGTTGCCGGGGTGATGCCGATATGGCCGCTGTTTGTGGCCGCTACCAGGCACCTGTCATTATCATGCACAACCAGCAGGGCACCGCATACCGGGATCTAATGTTTGATATCCTCACTTCCTTGCAAGAAAGTATCCGCCTGGCAGAAGAAAACGGGGTACCCCCGGAGAAGATTATTATCGACCCGGGCATTGGCTTTGGCAAGGACTTGCAGCAGAATTTGGAAGTAATGGCCCGTTTACAAGAGCTAAAGGTACTGGGCAAACCCATCCTCCTGGGCACTTCACGCAAGTCAATGATTGGCAAGACCCTCGATCTACCCGTTGACCAGCGCCTGGAGGGAACGGCTGCTACGGTGGCCCTTGGTATTGCCCATGGGATCGATATAATTCGCGTTCATGACGTCCGGGCCATGGTGCGGGTGGCCCGGATGGCCGACGCCATTGTACGCCGGCGTTAACTTAAACTTAAAGTTACTCCTATTGCCGTTTAAATATTCTTAAGGTAAAATGGAGGGGCAAGAGTGCCCTTTTTGCTTATGCACTTCATTTCTAGACCTGGTGATTGACATGTTTCGTTTGGCCCCGACCGGGAGGTAATCATTTTTTATGATCCAACCCAAAATAAAAGTTACCAATTTAAATTTTTACTATGGTTCTAAATGGGCTTTAAAGGATGTTAGCCTGGAAATAAAACCCAATTCCATCACGGCCCTCATCGGCCCTTCGGGGTGCGGTAAGTCTACTTTTTTGCGGACTTTAAACCGCTTAAATGACCTTATTGAAGGAGTACGACTTTCCGGGGAAATTCTTTTAGATGGGGAGAATATTTATGCTCCCGATGTTGATGTCATCAACTTACGCAAACGGGTAGGTATGGTTTTCCAGCGACCCAATCCATTTCCCATGTCTATTTATGATAATGTGGCCTATGGCCCCCGAATTCATGGTATTAAGAACAGAAAAAAACTGGACGAAATTGTAGAGCAGAGTCTTAGAGCAGCGGCCCTCTGGGAAGAAGTGGCCGATCGCCTGCGCCAGCCGGCCTTAGGATTATCCGGGGGCCAGCAGCAGCGCCTGTGCATTGCCAGGCTATTAGCCGTGGAGCCGGAAGTAGTTCTCATGGACGAACCCTCTTCGGCCTTGGATCCTATTTCCACGTTAAAAATTGAAGAGCTCATCCGTGTCCTTAAAGAAAAATATACCATTGTCATTGTCACCCATAATATGCAGCAGGCAGCCCGCGTTTCCGACTATACCGCTTTTTTCCTCAACGGGGAGATGGTGGAATACGATAATACGGAAATCATCTTTACCAGGCCCCGCGACCAGCGGACGGAGGATTATATTACCGGTCGTTTCGGTTAAATTACCTCTAATTAAGGGAAAACATTTTTTAACCCATAAAAGTCAGAAAGAGGAAGTGAGGTGAATATAATGGAAGGTAACAAACTTACAGGAGGGCAAGCAATGGCCATTACAACCAGGCAGGGCTTTCAACATTCCCTGGAAGATTTGCAGCAAAACATCCTGCGCATGGGGAGTATCGTCGAGCAAACCATTGCCAAGTCAGTAGAGTGCCTGGCCAGGCAGGATGCCCGGATAGCCGCTGAAGTGGTTGGAGGCGATGTTGTTATCGACGAGATGGAGTTACAGATTGAAGATCAGTGTTTAAAGCTTATTGCCACCCAGCAGCCCATGGCCAAGGATTTACGCAAAATTGCCGCCGGATTTAAGATTATTACCGATTTAGAGCGTATGGCCGATTATTCTGTTGATATCGCCCGTATTGCCCAGCGTATCCTGGAAACCGGCCAGCCTTTGATCAAGCCCTTAATCGATATTCCCCGCATGGCCGAATTATCCCAGGTAATGGTCAAGCAGGCCCTGGATGCTTATGTCAGGGAAGATACAGAACTGGCCTATACGGTAGCCAGAGCGGACGACCAGATCGACATGCTCCACAACCAGGTCTTCCGGGAACTGCTGGTCTTTATGATGGAAGATCCTAAAACCATTACGCAGGCCACCTATTTGCTCTTTGTCAGCCGTTATCTGGAGCGGATAGCCGATCACGCCACCAATATAGCCGAGGAAGCCATTTACCTGGCCACCGGCGAACGGAAAGAGTTAAACGATTAAAAGCCCCGGGTAAGCTAACCCGGGTCTTTTAATGACCGGGTAACAGTTCCGGGGGCAGCATTTTTTCCGTCTGGATAAAGGTCGCCGTTAAAAAGGTTATCAGTCCTACCAGGACGGCGGCGCCCAGGAAAAGGGGCAACCGGCCCAGGGTCATGGCCAGGCCAAAGGCCGGGGGTCCCAGGGCGACGCCAAAGAAACGCATGGAACCGTAAAGGCAGGTAATGCCGCCCCTTTCCTTAGCGCTCACACTGGTTATCAAGGTATTGACTGAGGGCAGGACGATACCTGTGCCGATCCCCATGACCACCATGGCCAGGAAAAAGATATAGATATTATCAAAGAAGCCCATAACTATCAGGGCAGCGGTCTCCAGGACCAGGCCGGCAACAACGGTCATCTTCAAGAAGTTGCCGGCCTTTTGTTGCAGGTAACTACCGGATAAATAGGAAGTAAGGGCCATGGTAGCCACGGGAATGGCTATGAGCAGACCGATGCTAAGGCCCCGGATGCTATAATTTGCTTCCAGGATATCAGAGACATAACTCAAAACCCCAAACAAGATAAAAAGAACAACCATTCCGGCCAGGATGCAGGCCACGAGGGACAAGCCCCTGGTCTGGAAAACCTGGCCCAGGTCGCGGAAATAGGTGCGGAAGGTTACCCTGTTTTTATCTTGCCCCGAAGGTTCTTTAATGAAGAACCACACAGCCAGGCCAATGGGGATGGCCAGGAAGCCATAGACAAAAAAGGGAGCGAACCAGGCGATGAGGCCGGCAAGGGAGCCGGCAATGGGGCTCACCACCTTTCCCAGGCCGTTGGAAGCTTCCAGCAAACCCAGGGTTTTGGTACGCTCCCTGCTCTGGAAGATGTCGCTGGTCAAGGCCATGGCCAGCTGGTACGTACCCCCGGCACCAATACCCTGGAGGATGCGGCTGCCCAGGATCAGGTAATAAGGGGAAGCCACCAGCCAGGCGGCCAGGCCGGCCAGCAGACCCCCCAGACCGTAAATGATCAGGGCCGGTGCCATAATGGGCTTGCGGCCATAGGCATCGGACAGGAAACCGGCAAAAGGGATGACCAGGCCGGCTGCCAGGGAAAAGGCTGTTATAAAAAGACTGATCTGGACCAGGCTGACGTTCAAAGTGGTGCGCATGACTGGTAGCAGGGGAACCAGCATGGAGTTGCCCAGGACCATGATAAACGGTACGGCACACAGGATGGCAAAGGGCAATTTTATAGATGGCTGCAACCTTGAAAACCTCCTAGAAAAGATGCTGCTTCTATTTTCTCTCGGCAGCGCATAAAAAATAATGGGAGGAGATGCCATGTTTTTCTATGTGCCGGACAAACATGTGCTGGCCATGGCGGCAGTGCGCGTCCTGTCCAGCATGATTGAATTGACGGCAGCCATCCTGATGTTAAAATTAAACCGGGTTGAAGCAGCTTTAAAAATAAATGCCACCCTGGCTTTTGTTGGTCCGGCAGTTATGATGACGGTGACGGCCCTGGGACTCTGGGGCCTGGCCGGTAAGATCCCCCCTGTAAAAATGCTGACCATTATCCTGGGGGTGGGACTCATTTTTTATGGCGTAAAGCGGTAAAGATGGTGGGGTAACAGTCGTCTGACCTGTGAAAAAGTACCGGCGGCAAAGATGTTACCCCCTTCCTGCCCGGGACATAAAGATAAAAAAGCAAGTTAAAAAATAAACATGCAGGAAGGGGCGAAATGAATGCTGGAAAAATCAACTGCTGCCTGGAATGATATCCTGGAATTTCCAATTGGTGGACGCCAGCAAAAACCCAGGCGGGCAGGATTGACCATGGTTATTGACAAGGGCCTGGGGCTTACAGAGTTCAAGGATTTGCTGGAGGTGGCAGCACCCTATATTGATTTTATAAAACTTGGTTTCGGCACCTCTGTCTTTTACCCGGCGGCTATTTTACAGGAAAAAATTCGCCTGGCACGCTCTTATAGTGTTGATATTTTTCCCGGCGGCACCTTCTTTGAAGTCGCCGTTCTCCAGGGGCGGCTGAACCTTTACCTGCAAACAGCCAGGGAATTTGGATATTCTTTTATTGAAATCTCCGATGGAACTATTGACATGAGCCGAACTGTGCGGATGGCGGCGGTGCGTCAGGCCCGGGCGGCAGGTTTTGGCGTCATAACTGAAGTGGGCAAGAAGGACCCACGG contains:
- a CDS encoding formate--tetrahydrofolate ligase, with protein sequence MPSDIEIAQAAKMKPVMELARALGIEEDEVELYGKYKAKISLDVYRRLKDKPDGKLILVTAITPTPAGEGKTTTSVGLTDALARLGKKVMVCLREPSLGPSFGIKGGAAGGGYAQVVPMEDINLHFTGDIHAVTYAHNLLAAMVDNHLQQGNALNIDPRTVTWRRVIDLNDRALRNVVIGLGGKANGVPRETGFDISVASEVMACLCLASDLMDLKERFRRIVVGYTYDGKPVTAGDLEAQGSMALLMKDAIKPNLVQTLENTPAFVHGGPFANIAHGCNSITATRTALKLADYVVTEAGFGADLGAEKFYNVKCRYAGLKPDVTVIVATVRALKMHGGVPKSDLATENLAALRQGFENLEKHIENVGKFGVPAVVAINAFPTDTEAELNLLYDLCNKAGAEVALSEVWAKGGAGGIELAQKVLKTIETKPSNFHPLYELDLSIKEKINKIATEIYGADGVNYTADADKAIERFEAMGYGNLPVVMAKTQYSLSDDMTKLGRPRNFTITVREVRLSAGAGFIVPITGTIMTMPGLPKRPAACNIDIDADGVITGLF
- a CDS encoding phosphosulfolactate synthase: MLEKSTAAWNDILEFPIGGRQQKPRRAGLTMVIDKGLGLTEFKDLLEVAAPYIDFIKLGFGTSVFYPAAILQEKIRLARSYSVDIFPGGTFFEVAVLQGRLNLYLQTAREFGYSFIEISDGTIDMSRTVRMAAVRQARAAGFGVITEVGKKDPRDALSTAYLLSQIAVDLEAGADYVIVEGRESGQGVVIYDSRGSVKEDILDSLLAGIKEPERVIWEAPQKQQQQALIMRLGPNVNLGNVQPGDVLALEALRVGLRGDTLRTTLKVAEVS
- a CDS encoding MFS transporter, producing MQPSIKLPFAILCAVPFIMVLGNSMLVPLLPVMRTTLNVSLVQISLFITAFSLAAGLVIPFAGFLSDAYGRKPIMAPALIIYGLGGLLAGLAAWLVASPYYLILGSRILQGIGAGGTYQLAMALTSDIFQSRERTKTLGLLEASNGLGKVVSPIAGSLAGLIAWFAPFFVYGFLAIPIGLAVWFFIKEPSGQDKNRVTFRTYFRDLGQVFQTRGLSLVACILAGMVVLFILFGVLSYVSDILEANYSIRGLSIGLLIAIPVATMALTSYLSGSYLQQKAGNFLKMTVVAGLVLETAALIVMGFFDNIYIFFLAMVVMGIGTGIVLPSVNTLITSVSAKERGGITCLYGSMRFFGVALGPPAFGLAMTLGRLPLFLGAAVLVGLITFLTATFIQTEKMLPPELLPGH
- a CDS encoding YqhV family protein — protein: MFFYVPDKHVLAMAAVRVLSSMIELTAAILMLKLNRVEAALKINATLAFVGPAVMMTVTALGLWGLAGKIPPVKMLTIILGVGLIFYGVKR
- a CDS encoding transcription repressor NadR; translation: MKASERRQRILELLDNNQPRKGTELAALLGVSRQVIVQDVAVLRAAGYNILATPQGYLLPGPDTRCQRVFACQHDLAGLEQELQIIVDCGGKVIDVVVEHPLYGEIRGYLMLASRYDVQKFVADLKASGARPLYTLTNNGVHLHTVEAAREDILDIIAGNLAREGFLLE
- the ndk gene encoding nucleoside-diphosphate kinase, which produces MERTFAMIKPEGVERGLIGAIISRFELKGYRIVALKMLRLTPELAARHYAEHQGKPFYQELISHITSGPVVAMVLEGPGVIAGLRQMMGPTNPKDAVPGTIRGDYALEVGKNVIHGSDSPASAAREIALFFTPGELGEEQAV
- the pstB gene encoding phosphate ABC transporter ATP-binding protein PstB, giving the protein MIQPKIKVTNLNFYYGSKWALKDVSLEIKPNSITALIGPSGCGKSTFLRTLNRLNDLIEGVRLSGEILLDGENIYAPDVDVINLRKRVGMVFQRPNPFPMSIYDNVAYGPRIHGIKNRKKLDEIVEQSLRAAALWEEVADRLRQPALGLSGGQQQRLCIARLLAVEPEVVLMDEPSSALDPISTLKIEELIRVLKEKYTIVIVTHNMQQAARVSDYTAFFLNGEMVEYDNTEIIFTRPRDQRTEDYITGRFG
- the phoU gene encoding phosphate signaling complex protein PhoU, with protein sequence MAITTRQGFQHSLEDLQQNILRMGSIVEQTIAKSVECLARQDARIAAEVVGGDVVIDEMELQIEDQCLKLIATQQPMAKDLRKIAAGFKIITDLERMADYSVDIARIAQRILETGQPLIKPLIDIPRMAELSQVMVKQALDAYVREDTELAYTVARADDQIDMLHNQVFRELLVFMMEDPKTITQATYLLFVSRYLERIADHATNIAEEAIYLATGERKELND
- the folP gene encoding dihydropteroate synthase; the encoded protein is MSWHETIEIINIPDAATAQKLMAEIGVDARGIELMVPKALHYCLKLKDVPARAANILKQEMLARGGEAAMAAGVAGWSIEKTDVLLFATRRQLELLVEKLPRQYFGLNKLAVAIQAALDRWEKTGIQEIKCPRGPLVLGRRTLVMGIVNVTPDSFSDGGLFYDPGAAVEHAHRLVEEGADIIDVGGESTRPGHDPVPAAEEWHRLEPVLKRLVAEIKVPISVDTYKAVTARRALDLGVDIINDIWGCRGDADMAAVCGRYQAPVIIMHNQQGTAYRDLMFDILTSLQESIRLAEENGVPPEKIIIDPGIGFGKDLQQNLEVMARLQELKVLGKPILLGTSRKSMIGKTLDLPVDQRLEGTAATVALGIAHGIDIIRVHDVRAMVRVARMADAIVRRR